The proteins below are encoded in one region of Lactuca sativa cultivar Salinas chromosome 3, Lsat_Salinas_v11, whole genome shotgun sequence:
- the LOC122197116 gene encoding uncharacterized protein LOC122197116 has protein sequence MLARVTILCVILSLLLAVNAAALHPHQLQASNDFGNEHQHHHSALPRKLMVNRKVNGYEAKDLAASKEQNKPSSGELHKILVEVDVIVHVAKGTRQEWIEGSDTTHEFFTMDYSHVRRRWPIHNKSSLKTIINSP, from the exons ATGTTAGCTAGAGTAACCATATTGTGTGTCATTCTCTCACTTCTACTGGCCGTTAATGCTGCTGCTCTCCACCCTCATCAGCTTCAAGCTTCCAATGACTTTG GCAATGAGCACCAGCATCATCATTCTGCACTACCAAGAAAGTTAATGGTCAATAGAAAA GTTAACGGTTATGAGGCTAAGGATTTGGCGGCTTCCAAGGAACAAAATAAACCTTCTTCAG GTGAATTACACAAGATCTTAGTAGAAGTGGATGTGATCGTGCATGTAGCAAAAGGGACACGGCAAGAATGGATAGAAGGATCAGATACGACTCACGAGTTTTTTACTATGGATTATTCGCACGTGAGAAGGCGATGGCCCATTCATAACAAGTCTTCTCTTAAGACAATCATCAATTCTCCATGA